In a genomic window of Sarcophilus harrisii chromosome 4, mSarHar1.11, whole genome shotgun sequence:
- the LOC100921442 gene encoding leucine-rich repeat flightless-interacting protein 1 isoform X11 produces the protein MEMGTQGSGRRRLPQRERLTAEDDALSQIAREAEARLAAKRAARAEAREIRMKELERQQKEASDEDERMSVGSRGSLRSQAELDYAGAYPVQMNGHDGDLYGSSSLSRKPSRSSRSSKESKLPSRLSSREEKLGSYYSDLGLSCNSLPSRPPSASQNGARSFFLYSNVKAAWRFGASLYDESIYSGSRRFSASTSHPPSEYSGYRGSGSRASSRASSARASPVVEERPEKDFAEKGSRNMPSLSAATLASLGGTSSRRGSGDTSISVDTEASMREIKEINELKDQIQDVEGKYMQGLKEMKDSLAEVEEKYKKAMVSNAQLDNEKMNFMYQVDTLKDALLELEEQLAESRRQYEEKNKEFERQKHAHSVLQFQFAEAKEALKQREEMLAEIRQLQQKQESYIREVSDLQETIEWKDKKIGALERQKEYFDSIRSERDDLRAEAILLKEELKKHGIILNSEITTNGEPLDHLSHVSHLGSPKVPQEEINALKSSSDGTLGRASAVEVASENVAQVGESAVLQSPECEQPQADSAEAGVDTKASSPDGNAEAENPPQDRAVMPEILAKDPAHVLETRSVPGSTNAQAEPSEDGSGLGASVESSLPEDLKSNNVDQNQEIAGSPHFPGDGISQALDAQNEEKDLVEKQGEGQPEEEDGMELAQGTPDAERIDTVPEEFSKSHSESLPEGTEAKDGTQVEPKADSNRAQEGVVSGEEKGTNLTKAEHNKEEENEFTKEEVIQTVPSSPKPKSSQPEKMDSKVTAGENGCSGQNVPSGERDGQKGEICDSSAKKSKNKKKKNKKKKAPPVDSPEDVKKELVLQNTEEEEEEEVKLEAKSPALGEGDQGEKPETRTDLDEYVDCPEEPKADSDDKPNQEGDKAKKPNEGEGEELDGDTTHPPGTGGEGEVGLSEPAEAGSTEDSAPTDSPAGRATEENKGAGGSGPEDQDAPLSPREGSPTETVEENNQSEEQPETAEEALESNSLDGDDPEDPVGSHAESKEDAQGRSSKGRDKNKEECTMS, from the exons TCCCAGGCAGAGCTGGACTATGCCGGTGCCTACCCTGTG cAGATGAACGGTCACGATGGCGACTTATATGGATCCTCGTCCCTGAGTAGAAAACCTAGCAGG AGTTCCAGATCCAGCAAGGAAAGCAAACTGCCCAGCAGATTGTCATCCAGGGAGGAGAAGTTG GGCTCCTACTATTCTGACCTCGGGCTTTCCTGCAACAGCCTTCCCTCTAGACCCCCATCGGCCTCCCAAAATGGAGCTCGG tctttctttctttacagCAACGTGAAAGCTGCCTGGCGTTTTGGG GCGTCCCTGTATGATGAGAGCATATACAGTGGGAGCCGACGATTTAGTGCCTCCACTTCACATCCT CCTTCCGAGTACAGCGGCTACCGGGGCTCCGGATCGCGGGCGTCCTCCAGGGCCAGCTCAGCGCGTGCAAGTCCAGTG gttGAAGAGAGGCCAGAAAAGGACTTTGCTGAGAAG GGCTCTCGTAACATGCCCAGCCTATCAGCGGCCACGCTGGCTTCCCTGGGTGGGACCTCCTCTCGGAGGGGCAGCGGGGACACCTCCATCTCCGTGGACACCGAGGCCTCCATGAGGGAAATCAAG GAAATCAATGAGTTAAAGGACCAGATTCAGGACGTAGAAGGCAAATACATGCAGGGCCTGAAAGAGATGAAG GACTCCCTGGCTGAGGTCGAGGAGAAATACAAGAAGGCCATGGTTTCGAATGCCCAACTAGACAATGAGAAGATGAACTTCATGTACCAGGTTGACACCCTAAAGGATGCcttgttagaactggaagaacaACTGGCTGAATCTCGAAGGCagtatgaagaaaaaaacaaa GAGTTCGAAAGGCAGAAGCACGCTCACAGCGTGCTGCAATTCCAGTTTGCTGAAGCAAAAGAGGCCTTAAAACAAAGAGAAGAGATGCTGGCG GAAATCCGACAACTGCAGCAGAAACAGGAGAGTTATATCAGGGAGGTTTCTGATCTTCAGGAAACAATAGaatggaaagacaaaaagatagGG GCGTTAGAGAGGCAAAAAGAGTACTTTGATTCCATCCGGAGTGAGCGAGATGACCTTCGGGCCGAAGCGATCCTGCTGAAGGAGGAACTGAAG AAACATGGAATCATCCTGAATTCCGAAATCACCACCAATGGAGAACCTCTAGATCATCTAAGTCACGTGAGCCACCTGGGATCTCCCAAGGTGccacaagaagaaataaatgccCTGAAGTCATCCAGCGATGGGACCCTTG GAAGAGCCAGTGCAGTGGAGGTGGCGAGTGAGAATGTGGCCCAAGTGGGGGAAAGCGCGGTCTTGCAGAGTCCTGAGTGTGAGCAGCCCCAGGCGGATTCTGCCGAGGCAGGTGTGGACACAAAGGCCTCCTCTCCTGATGGGAATGCAGAGGCAGAAAACCCCCCACAAGACCGGGCCGTGATGCCAGAGATATTAGCCAAGGATCCAGCCCATGTGCTAGAGACTCGTTCTGTCCCTGGCAGTACCAACGCGCAGGCTGAACCCAGTGAGGATGGAAGTGGACTGGGTGCTAGTGTAGAGTCCAGTCTCCCTGAGGATTTAAAGAGTAATAATGTGGATCAGAATCAGGAAATAGCAGGGAGCCCTCACTTTCCAGGGGATGGGATTAGCCAGGCCCTAGATGctcaaaatgaagagaaagactTAGTAGAAAAGCAGGGAGAGGGTCAGCCAGAGGAAGAGGACGGCATGGAATTAGCTCAGGGGACCCCAGATGCTGAAAGGATAGACACGGTGCCCGAGGAATTCAGCAAAAGCCATTCAGAAAGCCTGCCTGAAGGAACGGAAGCCAAAGACGGGACGCAGGTAGAGCCAAAAGCAGACAGCAACAGGGCCCAAGAGGGAGTAGTTAGTGGGGAGGAAAAAGGTACAAATCTCACAAAAGCAGAACACaataaggaggaggaaaatgagttcACAAAGGAGGAAGTGATCCAGACAGTCCCGTCTTCTCCAAAACCCAAGAGCAGTCAGCCGGAAAAAATGGACTCGAAGGTCACAGCTGGAGAAAATGGATGCTCAGGCCAGAATGTGCCCTCAGGAGAAAGAGACGGCCAGAAGGGGGAGATTTGTGATTCCTCGGCCAAAAAGtccaagaacaagaagaagaaaaacaagaagaagaaagccCCCCCTGTGGACTCTCCTGAAGACGTTAAGAAAGAACTGGTCTTGCAAAAcactgaggaagaggaagaggaggaagtgaaGTTGGAGGCCAAGAGTCCAGCCCTTGGCGAAGGGGATCAAGGGGAGAAGCCGGAAACCAGGACGGATCTTGACGAATATGTGGATTGTCCCGAGGAACCCAAAGCTGACTCGGATGACAAACCAAACCAGGAAGGAGATAAAGCAAAGAAACCCAATGAAGGCGAAGGTGAAGAGCTTGACGGTGATACCACCCATCCACCAGGAACCGGTGGCGAGGGAGAGGTCGGTCTCTCAGAGCCGGCCGAAGCTGGAAGCACCGAAGATTCTGCCCCAACTGATAGTCCTGCCGGGAGAGCAACAGAGGAGAATAAAGGAGCAGGCGGCAGTGGGCCCGAAGACCAAGACGCGCCATTGTCCCCTCGTGAGGGGTCTCCCACCGAGACCGTGGAGGAAAACAACCAGTCAGAGGAGCAGCCAGAGACAGCCGAGGAAGCGTTAGAAAGCAATAGTCTAGACGGCGATGATCCCGAAGACCCCGTGGGCAGCCATGCAGAGAGCAAAGAGGATGCTCAGGGCAGGAGCAGTAAGGggagagataaaaacaaagagGAGTGCACCATGTCGTGA
- the LOC100921442 gene encoding leucine-rich repeat flightless-interacting protein 1 isoform X8 — MEMGTQGSGRRRLPQRERLTAEDDALSQIAREAEARLAAKRAARAEAREIRMKELERQQKEEESERYSHRFRRNPSASDEDERMSVGSRGSLRSQAELDYAGAYPVQMNGHDGDLYGSSSLSRKPSRSSRSSKESKLPSRLSSREEKLGSYYSDLGLSCNSLPSRPPSASQNGARSFFLYSNVKAAWRFGASLYDESIYSGSRRFSASTSHPPSEYSGYRGSGSRASSRASSARASPVVEERPEKDFAEKGSRNMPSLSAATLASLGGTSSRRGSGDTSISVDTEASMREIKEINELKDQIQDVEGKYMQGLKEMKDSLAEVEEKYKKAMVSNAQLDNEKMNFMYQVDTLKDALLELEEQLAESRRQYEEKNKEFERQKHAHSVLQFQFAEAKEALKQREEMLAEIRQLQQKQESYIREVSDLQETIEWKDKKIGALERQKEYFDSIRSERDDLRAEAILLKEELKKHGIILNSEITTNGEPLDHLSHVSHLGSPKVPQEEINALKSSSDGTLGRASAVEVASENVAQVGESAVLQSPECEQPQADSAEAGVDTKASSPDGNAEAENPPQDRAVMPEILAKDPAHVLETRSVPGSTNAQAEPSEDGSGLGASVESSLPEDLKSNNVDQNQEIAGSPHFPGDGISQALDAQNEEKDLVEKQGEGQPEEEDGMELAQGTPDAERIDTVPEEFSKSHSESLPEGTEAKDGTQVEPKADSNRAQEGVVSGEEKGTNLTKAEHNKEEENEFTKEEVIQTVPSSPKPKSSQPEKMDSKVTAGENGCSGQNVPSGERDGQKGEICDSSAKKSKNKKKKNKKKKAPPVDSPEDVKKELVLQNTEEEEEEEVKLEAKSPALGEGDQGEKPETRTDLDEYVDCPEEPKADSDDKPNQEGDKAKKPNEGEGEELDGDTTHPPGTGGEGEVGLSEPAEAGSTEDSAPTDSPAGRATEENKGAGGSGPEDQDAPLSPREGSPTETVEENNQSEEQPETAEEALESNSLDGDDPEDPVGSHAESKEDAQGRSSKGRDKNKEECTMS, encoded by the exons TCCCAGGCAGAGCTGGACTATGCCGGTGCCTACCCTGTG cAGATGAACGGTCACGATGGCGACTTATATGGATCCTCGTCCCTGAGTAGAAAACCTAGCAGG AGTTCCAGATCCAGCAAGGAAAGCAAACTGCCCAGCAGATTGTCATCCAGGGAGGAGAAGTTG GGCTCCTACTATTCTGACCTCGGGCTTTCCTGCAACAGCCTTCCCTCTAGACCCCCATCGGCCTCCCAAAATGGAGCTCGG tctttctttctttacagCAACGTGAAAGCTGCCTGGCGTTTTGGG GCGTCCCTGTATGATGAGAGCATATACAGTGGGAGCCGACGATTTAGTGCCTCCACTTCACATCCT CCTTCCGAGTACAGCGGCTACCGGGGCTCCGGATCGCGGGCGTCCTCCAGGGCCAGCTCAGCGCGTGCAAGTCCAGTG gttGAAGAGAGGCCAGAAAAGGACTTTGCTGAGAAG GGCTCTCGTAACATGCCCAGCCTATCAGCGGCCACGCTGGCTTCCCTGGGTGGGACCTCCTCTCGGAGGGGCAGCGGGGACACCTCCATCTCCGTGGACACCGAGGCCTCCATGAGGGAAATCAAG GAAATCAATGAGTTAAAGGACCAGATTCAGGACGTAGAAGGCAAATACATGCAGGGCCTGAAAGAGATGAAG GACTCCCTGGCTGAGGTCGAGGAGAAATACAAGAAGGCCATGGTTTCGAATGCCCAACTAGACAATGAGAAGATGAACTTCATGTACCAGGTTGACACCCTAAAGGATGCcttgttagaactggaagaacaACTGGCTGAATCTCGAAGGCagtatgaagaaaaaaacaaa GAGTTCGAAAGGCAGAAGCACGCTCACAGCGTGCTGCAATTCCAGTTTGCTGAAGCAAAAGAGGCCTTAAAACAAAGAGAAGAGATGCTGGCG GAAATCCGACAACTGCAGCAGAAACAGGAGAGTTATATCAGGGAGGTTTCTGATCTTCAGGAAACAATAGaatggaaagacaaaaagatagGG GCGTTAGAGAGGCAAAAAGAGTACTTTGATTCCATCCGGAGTGAGCGAGATGACCTTCGGGCCGAAGCGATCCTGCTGAAGGAGGAACTGAAG AAACATGGAATCATCCTGAATTCCGAAATCACCACCAATGGAGAACCTCTAGATCATCTAAGTCACGTGAGCCACCTGGGATCTCCCAAGGTGccacaagaagaaataaatgccCTGAAGTCATCCAGCGATGGGACCCTTG GAAGAGCCAGTGCAGTGGAGGTGGCGAGTGAGAATGTGGCCCAAGTGGGGGAAAGCGCGGTCTTGCAGAGTCCTGAGTGTGAGCAGCCCCAGGCGGATTCTGCCGAGGCAGGTGTGGACACAAAGGCCTCCTCTCCTGATGGGAATGCAGAGGCAGAAAACCCCCCACAAGACCGGGCCGTGATGCCAGAGATATTAGCCAAGGATCCAGCCCATGTGCTAGAGACTCGTTCTGTCCCTGGCAGTACCAACGCGCAGGCTGAACCCAGTGAGGATGGAAGTGGACTGGGTGCTAGTGTAGAGTCCAGTCTCCCTGAGGATTTAAAGAGTAATAATGTGGATCAGAATCAGGAAATAGCAGGGAGCCCTCACTTTCCAGGGGATGGGATTAGCCAGGCCCTAGATGctcaaaatgaagagaaagactTAGTAGAAAAGCAGGGAGAGGGTCAGCCAGAGGAAGAGGACGGCATGGAATTAGCTCAGGGGACCCCAGATGCTGAAAGGATAGACACGGTGCCCGAGGAATTCAGCAAAAGCCATTCAGAAAGCCTGCCTGAAGGAACGGAAGCCAAAGACGGGACGCAGGTAGAGCCAAAAGCAGACAGCAACAGGGCCCAAGAGGGAGTAGTTAGTGGGGAGGAAAAAGGTACAAATCTCACAAAAGCAGAACACaataaggaggaggaaaatgagttcACAAAGGAGGAAGTGATCCAGACAGTCCCGTCTTCTCCAAAACCCAAGAGCAGTCAGCCGGAAAAAATGGACTCGAAGGTCACAGCTGGAGAAAATGGATGCTCAGGCCAGAATGTGCCCTCAGGAGAAAGAGACGGCCAGAAGGGGGAGATTTGTGATTCCTCGGCCAAAAAGtccaagaacaagaagaagaaaaacaagaagaagaaagccCCCCCTGTGGACTCTCCTGAAGACGTTAAGAAAGAACTGGTCTTGCAAAAcactgaggaagaggaagaggaggaagtgaaGTTGGAGGCCAAGAGTCCAGCCCTTGGCGAAGGGGATCAAGGGGAGAAGCCGGAAACCAGGACGGATCTTGACGAATATGTGGATTGTCCCGAGGAACCCAAAGCTGACTCGGATGACAAACCAAACCAGGAAGGAGATAAAGCAAAGAAACCCAATGAAGGCGAAGGTGAAGAGCTTGACGGTGATACCACCCATCCACCAGGAACCGGTGGCGAGGGAGAGGTCGGTCTCTCAGAGCCGGCCGAAGCTGGAAGCACCGAAGATTCTGCCCCAACTGATAGTCCTGCCGGGAGAGCAACAGAGGAGAATAAAGGAGCAGGCGGCAGTGGGCCCGAAGACCAAGACGCGCCATTGTCCCCTCGTGAGGGGTCTCCCACCGAGACCGTGGAGGAAAACAACCAGTCAGAGGAGCAGCCAGAGACAGCCGAGGAAGCGTTAGAAAGCAATAGTCTAGACGGCGATGATCCCGAAGACCCCGTGGGCAGCCATGCAGAGAGCAAAGAGGATGCTCAGGGCAGGAGCAGTAAGGggagagataaaaacaaagagGAGTGCACCATGTCGTGA